The following DNA comes from Salminus brasiliensis chromosome 21, fSalBra1.hap2, whole genome shotgun sequence.
tgactgtttgaggttgtgggcaggtgtcttttatactgttaacgagttcaaacaggtgccattaatacaggtaatgagtggaggacagagaagcctcttaaagaagaagttacaggtctgtgacagccagaaatcttgcttgtttgtaggtgaccgatacttattttccaccattatttgcaaataaattctcttaaaatcagacaatgtgattttttcagaattcttttctcattttgtctctcatagttgaggtgtaccaatgatgtcaattacaggcctctctcatttttttaagtgggagaacttgcacaattggtgacaatactttttttccccactgtatgtgtatatatatatatatatatatatatatatatatatatatatatatatatatatatatatatacatatatatatataatgtgtacagtgtatcacaaaagtgagtacaccccttagtgaaagttcctgaagtgtcaatattttgtgtggccaccattattttccagaactgccttaactctcctgggcatggagtttaccagagcttcacaggttgccactggaatgcttttccactcctccatgacgacatcacggagctggcggatattcgagactttgcgctcctccaccttccgcttgaggatgccccaaaggtgttctattggatttaggtctggagacatgcttggccaatccatcacctttaccctcagcctctGCAATTAAGCAGTGGTCATCTTAGAGGtgtgcttcagtatttcacagtacatattggagttcatgtgtcccttAATGAAttgtaactccccaacacctgctgcactcatgcagccccagaccatggcattcccaccaccatgcttgactgtaagcatgacacacttatctttgtactcaCCTAATTGCCAccacacatgcttgagaccatctgaaccaaacaaattaatctgggtctcatcagaccatatgacatggttccagtaatccatgtcctttgttgacatgtcttcTGCAAACTCTTTGcgggctttcttgtgtacagacttcagaagaggcttctTTCTGGGGTTACAGCCATGTAGTGTGCGGCGTATGGTCTGAGCATTGACAGGCTGACCCcccacctcttcaatctctgcagcaatgctgacagcacttTTGTGCctatctttcaaagacagcatttGGATGTGACGCTGAGCACGTGTACACAGCTTATTTGGACAACCAATGCGAGGTCTGTTCTAAGTGGACcttgctcttttaaaacgctggatgatcttggccactgtgctgcagctcagtttcattGTGTTGGCAATCGTCTTGTAGCCTTGGCCATCTTCAAGTAGCACAACAATTTGTCTTTCAAGATCCTCagagttctttgccatgaggtgccatgttggaactttcagtgaccagtatgagagtttgagagctgtactacaaaactgaacacacctgctccctatgcacTCCTAagacctagtaacactaatgagtcacatgacattttggacgatatatatactgatatatatacatatatatatatactgctatTTTAATGTGAACTGCCTTCCACCCTCATACAGCTTTCGTTTCAGGATACTCCAAAGATTCTCAGGGTTCAGGTCAGAGAAGAATGGTGGCCAAGTCTCTCTCCTTTTATTTTCCACAATGACACTTTGGTATTCTTCGCAGCATGAGATGGTGTATGAAGCTGTGACGGAAGACACAGCCATTTTCACATCTTCAGGGACCCTAAAGGGGCCTACCAGCTCTTTCCCCATGATTCCAGCCTAACAACCATCCACAACTCACAACTGGACCACCCAGGGTTGCACAGCACTCACCAGTAAACTATAATAATGTAGAATGTCCTTCTTAAGTACTTTTCCTTTAATTGGGCTCATAACAATCAGCTGTCTGAATGGCACTACATTGTGCAATTATCTTATTTTAGTTTCAGAGTTTCAGTTTTAGTAATTTCTTTTGTAATTTGTTTTGATGGTGCCATTTGTATGTTACAATTTTTACAAACGTAATTTGCCACACAGTTAATTAAAGTGTAAATCTAACAACTAATTGCAATTAATTGTAATGTTTCATTTCGTTACTTAAACAGAAGCTAGGATACAGTAAGACAAAATCAGAATACATTATAGACTCAACAGTGTATTTATTTCCCTTCTGAGAAAATACTGTTTTAGACATGTTTTTGGTACAATCAGCTGTTTtcacaggttaaaaaaaaaaaaaaaatcaaaaaccaTATCTTTTTTTCTGCATTACTGTGTATGTATTATCCAAGGGACTACTTCATTACTTTTCCACTTTAAACTGTATATATGCAGTGATACTTTCTGAACTTAACTTATAATGCTCAGCAAAGCATTGATAAATTAAATCTCCTTAATTACTATTAAATAACAATTCTATAACCACACaatataaattaaaatgaaatgtacAAATCTTGGCATTACTTAATTTACATTTTAGTTTTCAAAAACCACATGTGCATATGTTCTACATACATGCATTCATATGTACAAAAGTAGGGGGTGCCCCCAAAATCTAGCATCTGTAACATCTGTAACGTTCACCAGACCCTTCCAGTAAATAAACTTTTGTTAcattcagaaaataaaagcaaGTGTTTGGGTGTTTTCACACAATAGAACCATAAGAACAATCTGCCTAATAAGTAAGATCCATAAGGTCcataatttacattttaaaaaaataaataaataaaaaataaaacagcaggTAAAACATAAGGAACAGTaaaagcacacatacacattatagCTTCAACATGCACTTCAGTGACCCAGTTGTTTCACAAACAGTACCTACCTTCCATTTTTTTGTAAAGGCTCCTGTTACACGAGTTgcaaattatatttttttttactggttatatgacctttttatttagtcCAAGTAAATTagtcaaattattattttattcagttCAATTATGACAAGTCCACAATTAAAATTTAGCTAATAACTCTGAATGCTGAATCCTAAATGGCTTTCTGTAAGACACACAGTGCAAAACATACCTTTTGTTGTATCCTATACAGGGAGTAGGCACAGTAGTTGTAGTGACAATGTAAAACTCCTAACAATCAGCttcaaagacagaaaagaaaaactacaTTGAACAGAACTGACAAgtgatgtaaataacatgtCCTTGTTATAATAGCACCTGTCTAGGGGTTGGAAATATTAGGCAGAAAAGATAAAGATCTGAGCGACTAAGCAGCAAAAGCCAAATTGTGATTGCTAGGTCATCTtcaaaacagcaggtcttgtggagtgttcctggTACGCACTAgttagtacctactaaaagtggcCCAAAAAAAGGACAACAGCTGGACAAACACACATGGCTCACAAATGCAGTCCATGAAGTCCCCACCTTGCAACTTATatatctgctgctaatgtattGGTGCCTTCCGAGGTCTTGTGGTGCCCACGCCTACatgagtcagagctgttttggaggcaCAAGGTAAACAGACACCATTTTAGTCAtagggttttaatgttatggctgatggctggtgtattattttttaaattgaatATAACTGAATATTGTCTTATATTTTCTTTCAACATTTTTTGTCTAAacacagcagcaacaacagTCTAGAACAGGGGTGTTTTAGGTGAAAGGACACATGACACACAGCTCAACATGGACCAGCTCAATACCTCATCTcttcttattttttaattatttttgaaTAAGCTAAGCTTGTTAATGGAACATCAATCATTTTGATAAAAGGGTTCTTGTGAAACAGGGGCTGACTGCCTGAACAACTGAATTTATTTTGACAAAGGGCTACTAAAACTTTCAGCACAAGCAAAATCCAATACAGGGTTTCCGCAGCCTTGTGTAAGGCTAGTACTTTCAGTACcatacagtgcctataaaaagttCCCCTTGTATCTCTTATAAATGACAACAAGAAAACATTTTTGTATACTTTTAAGtatgcctatatatatatatatatatatataataaatctcTTGACTGTGACTGTGACTGAACTAATTAAATGGAGGTCCAGGCAACTGATTGTAATAGTCTCACagttagtgaaatggagatcacctgaaGTGAAGTAAATGTGTCTTaagtgattgtagtataaagacaccttAGTATGAAGACAAAGTACTGTaaaaaataacagcaataacGGGGGAAAATATCCCAAGGTGGTAAACACTTTTTATAAGCACTGTAGCCAAAAGGTCTGGATTTCTATCTGGCATTTGAACGTCTGGTGTTGGGTCCTGTAACCGGGGCCTTACACCGAGCTGCAGCAATCTTTAAATCGTGAAATATGCCTCATATATTTTACGTAACTGATAAGCTATCAGAAACAGTTAAGAGAAATATCCAATCAGGGATCGCATATTTTGGCTGAAAATTATTCAATAATGATACATATACTGACCCACACTGCATCAACATTTAGGGAATTATTACCTTAAAAAGTAACAGTGACAGTAAAACTATACTCCACACTATTATGGGTAAACTTTGGGTTAACATCGGGTTTACATGCACACGAAACCATGGGGGGAATCTGTATGGATCAAGGATTAACTACATCATATTACACCTCTGATCCACTGAATCAACATCCCATAATCATCATTAACTTTTTATTAAGATAAAAACTGCAATATTATTAGTGGGCTTCAGTTCCTCTAACTGAACCCAAAAGCATGCAGGTTTACAGTTTGCGAAATGCCTTGCCAACCATCTAAAGATAGAAACTTTGGTGGGTTCCATTAGAAGAGTAACTGAACTGATTCTAAGATTGACTGTCTGTTCATGCCTGTATGCCAGTAATCTGTGCAGTTTagggaaagtttttttttgtccccaGCTCAGTCACTGAGTGTTGGGACTATAGTGCTTTAATTAGCTGTTCGTAATTTTTTAGGCAGCCACATGCACAGGGGGGCCAGATGACAACCTTTATCGGGCCATATGTTCAGCAGGTTAGGGTAGGTTCGATATTGGTCATGAGATTAACATAAAACTATTTGTATGGTGAAACCTGTTTTGATACAGCAATGTATAGTGCTatgactaataaataataaataaatagtaatgcTAGGGATAGCGTATGGATACTGGTGAGGTTTTTTAAACTGCAACAACTAACTCTGCACCATTTAATGTACCTCTGTGTGCCTTCATTCACATGAAAAATGAAACGTTTACAATCATACTGACaaatacagaataaaatgtCTATATAAATGAGTCAAAAATTTAATGGTAATAAATCCATCATGTTTGTTATTAATAGATAATAGAGCTCAAATTACTTTGTCATCATTATTGTAATTAGTTTACCAATCATTTATCAACATTCGCTTCACTGTTATGCAGCTGTGTCTCACCCTGAAGCGATTTACATGAAAGACGACGGGCTGAAGTCCGCGTTTTCTCTTATATGGCTGAGGTGTGTCATTGCACGCTCGTAAGCCATGTGCACAGATTTACGGACATTCCGTTTCTTTCCCTCCATCAAACGGAGCTTATCAACGGTGTCATCGATTCCCATCGGATGGAGTTTATCCAGCGGTAGCCACTGCCTGTTGAGTTAAATACCTGACAATGAGtcaaatctaaaaaaacaaTTTACACTTTCCCCAatttaccccaaatgtagttcAAAAGTGAAGATATTTGATGTCTGAATATGTGCTTTGTTAGTTTTTAGTGATAGTTTCGAGGCTAACATAGTGGACAAGTAATAAAAGCTTGTACCCCTACATTcagcaataaataaaaattgtttTTCTTACCAAGTTCGCTTTGtgtcaaaaaacaacacaagGAACAGTTTATCTTCAGTCTCAGCTCGCCGGCGTTCACCCAGTTTCAGCACTTCTTTAGGTGGCACTGGGATTGGGATGCCATTATGAAGAATTCCTTCCTTAGGCATATCTGGGTCTACCGTCTACAGAAAAGTAGCATTAGTTTATGTGTAAAAGACTACAATTATTTTTACTGTAAGAGTGGGTCATAATTAATCCTACCATCGCAGGGTATGAGGGATACCCTCTGCATTTTGCCCAAACCAAACTTAGAGGCTCCAGGTTGTCACCTTGCAGGGAACTGTTCTTTCCTAGACATCAAATGAACTCTGAGATTATTAATGAAATATCTGAGATTataagatctttttttttttttttttttatgattattgCTTTAAGGTGCCAGTTTTCTAATACCAAAATGAGTAATTAGAATCAAAATCATCAATGTGgtttatgcaaatgtttaggCACCATACAATGTCAGGATTTGCATCCACTTTAGCAGACATCACATGTTTTTTGCAGCAGGTAAAAATCttaatttttattttcaaaTGTATCTATCAGCTTGCTGCTAAATTCTTACtctattttttaaaatgagTTAGAATGCACATGCCTAATATGTAGAATACGTTATTCTACATTATATTAACAGCACAACCTAAAACcttttaaataatgttaaaaatctatattattaatccactttatccacagtttaaaaaaatattttaataatttattaatgaggaaACAAAACATACGTATATGTATTTTCTTATGGTACTGATATTTGATATCATTCAAATTTGAATAAAATTGagataaaaataatttatttattaataataaattttatttaatgtaaatatttgatGGACTAGGGACAGGTCCTCAGGACTtaattaagctttttttttttattctgtaccCACCTGAATCAGCCTCTGTGTTTTCCCCCTCTGCTGCTGGGACTTTGCTTAGGGCTGGCTTTCCACGACTGCGTTTGGGAGGCGAAGAACTATtgaaattgtaacaaaattgtaaacaaaaaaatgcagATGACAGTTAGGATATCTTCATGTATATGCATTGACCAAACCAATGTTAAGTGTCCTTACCAGAGGCTTTGACAAGTAGGAGAGGAACTTTCAGAGTCTGGTGAGCTATCCCTTTTTTTAAGACCATTTGTCAAGCCtaaaataaaacagtatttAGAAAAATTATTTAACACTGCggttactactattattattatgatgaataataataataataagaagaaatattaataaatgtactTCACACTCCTTTccttttgcactggagcttcGGCACAAATATAGCCTACAAGTAATATGCAAATGTATAACCCACTAATTAGCCCAATGTAAACATCTCTAAATCATCATAATCTCAAACagactttttttaattaacGTTTCTGGTGACACGTCACTGGTGATTCACACTGCACATTAGTTCTTTCAGACAATAACGATTTTTATTTTCTGCCATACCGTTGTTTGGTACTGAGCACAGTCATACTATGCTACTAGAACATTATGTAAAATTCACTCCTGAGGAAGAATTATACAGTCTATTTCAGGTCTATTTGAGACTAACAACTCAATACGGTTTCACTTAGGCATGTTATGACTCCTTTAAATTGCAGACATTCTTGTACCATTTTGTTTAAGGGGTGAGTGGGACTGCTCTGTTTCGCTGTCAGAGCTGATGCCTCTGAAGTGTAGGTGATGCGGTGAGGGAGGGGAGGATTTTGGGGTGGGCGGAGCAGACAGTAAACTTGGATGAAGACGTTTTTCAGCTGCTTCTCCAGCATTTCCTCTGTTTTGGAGTGAAACCGGCTTGCTTTTAGACAGTCTAGCTCCGTTTTTAGCTTTTTTGAAGAGAATAGAGGTGCGGCGTCCCACCCCGTGCTTGGGTGAGGCAGGGGGGCTCTCTAAAGAGGAAACCCCGTTAACAGGTCCTGCGTCCATAGTCTGTCCATTTTCTTTTGACGTATCGTCTTCCATGTTCATCAGTCCAGCAGCTTCACTGTGACCCCTTCCTCTCCCCCTTGCACGCCCCCGGCCCTTGCCCCCCTGACGTTTCCTGGACTGGCTGGGCGTAGTGGTCCCCCCTGTCTCCAGACAGAATATTGGAGCATTTGGTGGGGCATCGCCAGGTAAAGGTGAGGAAGTGGGACATGTGGGCTCTGGAGGTTTCTGTGACAAGGATTTTGTAGGTTCTAAAAAAGGAAGAGGAACAAAAAATACTGTTATGTGAAATTAACAATATTTTGTTTGACCAATGCTAAAAAATATGTCTAGcctattttacacaatttacacaactttttacacaatttacacaatttacacAAGTCTGACACaacgggaaaaaaaaaacctaaacatATACCCTCAAATGCATAACACcaggtttcttttcatttgatcAGACAGATGTGCAAGTTACAGTTTGTTCCACAGTTTGTAAAAGTACAGTTTGTAAAAGTTGGCATGTTCAATGCACGTTTCCCTGTAattaaaaggaacaaaaacTGCTTACTTtggtaataataaaattaatcacCTGGAATGGCTGTATAATCCATTTTCTCATTGTGTCCTTTCTTCTCCCCCTCCCTTTTTTCCTTGGTGTTGCTGTTGAGCAGTCCTGATCTTCTTCGCTGGTGGCTGAGTTTGTGGCGGATGCTGTTGATTTCCCGTCGCAGCAGCCGCATGCGTTTAGTGCGGCCCCCACTGGTGCGCATGGACGTTACTGTTTCTAGTTTGTTCAGCAGCTCTTTCAGTTGGTCCTCTGAAGACATGTGGACTCTACTTGCTGGGTCCAGCAGCTGGTCCACTACACAAAGAGGTCACAGAGAACTGTAACTGCAAAGAACACAGACAACTGCCGGACGAACAATGCATGTCCATGGTGAATTTGGTATAATATAAAAGCTTAAACAACTAACTCTTTCAGTGGCTTTTAACGGTGGACAATGACATCTGGAGTTTGAAGAAAACATATCAGAACAAGAGGATACAGATTTCGTGAAGGAAACACAGAGTGTGCTGCTTAGGCAGTTTTCTAGTAATGCTAGGGTGTTATTAAACCACTGTATATGAtgttctaggtggttgccaggTGCTTGCAAATTGGTTTTTATGGTGTTCTGGGTTGCAAACCCAGAAGTTGTTAGGTGGCTGATACAGTGTTCCCTTgggttgctttggtgtttctaTGCACTTTTTTATGGAATCTTTAGTGGTTGTTAGCATATTTCCAAGTAGCTGCTAAGGTAACTGCTATGTTGTTGCTCTGTGATTGTTATGCTGATAGTGGCTAGATTGTTGCTAGGGTGATTATTATGATATGGTATtgatagggtgttgctaagcagttcaTATGTTATTTAATAGGGTGAGTAGATTGGAGTGGTTGCTCCAGTTGCTAGTATGTTGTTAGGTGGTAGCTATGGTATggtatgctatatggacaaaagtattgggacacctaaagGCATCAATAGGCATTATATGGAGTTGGTTTCCCAGTGAACatgtttccactgctccagaacCTAGTGGTTGTGTGTATTACACCACTCCATCCAACACTTGGCATTGTGCTTTGTGATGCCAGGCTTACATGCAGCTGCTTGGCCATGAAAACCCATGCCATGAAGCTCCCGGCCCAGCTTTTGTACTGATCTTAATGCCAATGAGTTTTGGAACTcggcagttactgagtcagcagaATGTTGGTGACTTTTATAAGCTATTCACCAGAAATTAaaccaactgacttgttgcaacggtggcatcctattacagtaccccACTCAatttcagtgagctctttagacaGACCCATGCTTTTTCAAATGTACACAAAGGCAGATTGCacggctaggggcttgattttatacacctgtggcaatgggactgaataaaacacTTGAATGCAATGATGAAGAggtgtgtcctaatactttttttttttttttagtgtatcTAGCAGATCGCTATAGTGTTAGAGGTGATATACGGTGTTGCCTTTCAAATATATTCTCTGCAGTagataaatgattcagtttcgGTTTCTACGGTCAGATCAACCAGAGAGCAATTAAGTGCAACATACTTCTTGCCTTCTTATTTCTCCTAATCTCTTCCCTTAAAGTATAAAATACTATTCAGACCTACACTTCAGCATCAGAATATGTACATAATAATTCCTCGCAATATGGGTAAGTAAAAGTAAATTAATgcaaagtaaaaatatatatacatttaaacatCTATTGCTATTATCTATCCACACTGAACATCacatgaaaaaacattttttggcTTCATCGCCCATCCTTAGATCAAAGAAAGATTTTTCACTTGTGGTCTGAGACTCACCCTCGTCCCAACAGGACTGGCTTGTGTTCGGTTTTCCGGCTGTGTCTGGCAAATGCATTCCTGTTTTGGGGTCCAATCCAACAGAAACGGCCTGGCGCTGGGCGTGCTGCAGGATAACGCTCCCTACCTCCTGTAGCTGTGTGGCGGCCTTGTGGAACACGGTGTCCGTGGAGTTGTACTTCAGGCAGTTGGACACCATGAGGTTAAAATCTGCCTCAAGGTCCAAAACTGAGCAGTACTTATGGGCCTCCAGCTTGTCTCGCATAGTGGAAAAGTCCATAGGTTCAGAAACAAACTCCAGATAATCTGgaacctaaaaaaacaaaaacaagcaacaCTTTTCTTAGTCAGAAACCTCTATATTTACCAGTCTGAActggtgtttgtgttttcaaAGTATAATAATGTTCACATACTATTCTGAACTGTTTTATTTGATGAAATCGAAGAAAACTTGTTTCTGGTTCAATACAGATGATTGTTTTGGAACTCCTTACCTCCTTCAGgttgacaggtgaagtgaagataTGGGCAGTATCTTTCTCCTGCAGTTGCTCAAGTGTAGAGCGCAGCAGCACCAGAGCAGGAGTCAACTGGAACTCCATTGCCGCCTGTTGCAGCTTCATCTACATTGATGACAAAAAAGATAATTCAGTGCCAAATCAGAAATGCTAAAAATTAACTGTGGAAGTATAGGGTTAAAGGGATAGGTTGGTATTAAATATGTGTCCTAATCCCAAAAGTGCACAATAATATGAACCAGATCTTCTCAGACTGGGACTATGAGAAGTTTGTCTGTGAAGGTCCACTTCTTCGAAAAACAAACTAGAATACCACAGACTAAGTTAACTATCAATCAAAAGGGGCGGCGGGGAGGGTGTCTGGTGAAGCAAGTGGGTGCTAGTCTGAAAGTTAAGCCAGCCAACTGGCTAAGGCTAACtaaccacacactgtgctgacaGGACACCAAGATGACAAACACTATCAGGAaataattatagtaattatagtaataattacagtgtttttaggGTCGAGAATGATCGCCAATTGTGTTTCAGCACGCCCCAAGGGTGGGTGATGCCATGTTAATCATTCCAGGCAAACTTGGTCATTCATCATCGTGTGTTAGCTGTGCTGTGTTCTGACATTCACCATACTGGGTTGAGTGAtgtactctcagtgtgtatccgGTTAatggtgttaaaagtctttactctgcttaCCCAATAAGGCATGTTAGTTTTACATATCGGCTAATAAAAGAAATGTCAGCTGATTGAATATTTTGGCTGAAAATTGCCTAATACCTACCTACATTTTTCCAACTCAACAAAAGAATAAGTACCTGCTCGCGcttgagtctctctctcttgcggaTTAACTCGATGAGCAGGCGAGCTTTCTCCAGGTCCTGCCGCAGTTTCTGCCAGTACTTTAGCTCCTCCCTGACAGCCTGCAGCCTTGCATCCGGCTCTCTCTAGTACACACCATAAATATgttataacaataaaatatttttaaaaaatcagttATCCAACATGGAGTCATAGTACTATTGATATGCAGAATGACGTTACagtaaaattttaaataaattgtgTTCAGAAATCTGATAAATAGATGACAtattttaatagtttaataaGCAAGCTTTTGGTTTTAAACATAATATTAAATGAGAAAAATGTTCTGGTGTAGTCTTCTGTTTTCATTAAATGAAGTAAATTCctacaatattaaaaaaatcaaatgtaattaataaaggtAGTAAAATTATTATGTCAAGTGATTCCAAACAGACAATAATGCAGAACAGAAACatcaactcactggccatttttaCAAAGTTAAGTGATGTTTGACGCAAATCGTTTAATGGGTTTTAagctttttccccccactgtattaAACACGTACCGAACCATGTCTCCAAACCACGTGTAAACATAAATGGGACTTTTGCATACATTTAAACCCCCCTACTGTATAGTGATACTGAGTATGATAGTTCTATCAGATTTTTCGTGTGGTGTTGCTATACACTTTGTTTACACTTGCTATATGTTTCCTGAAAGCCTTTAAAGCGTAACAAACCTGCTCAGTTTTCTGTGCTTGCAGGTGTGAGTGGAGCCGGCGGATGAGTGGTACTCCATTACGGGAATGACGCTTCAGAAGCCAGTAATTATGAAGCCTCTGCATGAACTGGTTTTTCCTCTGAACAGACACGCCAGTGCAAATCTTATTCAGCCTGCAAGGATACAGAGCACAAATCTTTTTCCTACTTTCTATTCAAATAGATCTTGGCTTTGTGCAAAGGGGTACATGGACAGCATTTGCGGTGTACACTAAGAATGTCCCAATCCAGTGAttttttaatggattgggtATTGGCTTTTAAAGCCCAATCAACTTCTGATCCTTGGATTTAGAACCCGAAAACTACCCTAAGCACTTGTGGCCTTATTGCAGTGAAGGAAACcagttaccagttagcagccacaACAAGGCTAAAGTTGTCCTCTTGCTCTATCTTTCCGTTTTACcataaatgatgcagcagtaaAGTGGGATAAAGAGTTAGAATAAGAGGTTAAATTCAACCTTGTTCTAGCTGTTAACTGGTAACATCACCACTCTTATCAgctcctttttgttttgttgaccAATAAGATCACAAATTAACGCTGTCTAAGTTATTTGTTGGAAAATACGTTTCTTCCTACAGCAGGT
Coding sequences within:
- the brpf3a gene encoding bromodomain and PHD finger-containing protein 3 isoform X1; translation: MARAALLGDQDTVDNKKKIQMRKLKRRGGQAASSRGRGRGRGSATASSQSELDILLRPPSPCRVNFSVTRETLTYAQSQKMVEVELEGRIHRINIFDPLVVITEDEMLAQEVQECNSNKENSEHDNRGRQMHTSSNKGRRKDGKNGGGRARRFGSQQFSHPQIHQTQLEGPLPKPTFRKLDTFTSSEAPPLPVAYYRYVEKTSEELEMEAEYDMDEEDMAWLEMVNQKRVSDGHASVPPNTFELLIDRLERESILESRSQALSQNTIDEDAYCCVCMDDECLNSNVILFCDICNLAVHQECYGVPYIPEGQWLCRRCLQSPSRPVDCVLCPNRGGAFKQTSDGRWAHVVCAIWIPEVCFANTVFLEPIEGVNNIPPARWKLTCYLCKQRGRGASIQCHKANCYRAFHVTCAQRAGLFMKIDPVRETGTNGTTFTVKKTAYCGSHSPAAAEGDEDGGFAGGRNNRGQRSYTLGPIVQQNQRGNKKAPPTPQQKKTRKSADGVSRKTGVPLLLVPQIPSYRLNKICTGVSVQRKNQFMQRLHNYWLLKRHSRNGVPLIRRLHSHLQAQKTEQREPDARLQAVREELKYWQKLRQDLEKARLLIELIRKRERLKREQMKLQQAAMEFQLTPALVLLRSTLEQLQEKDTAHIFTSPVNLKEVPDYLEFVSEPMDFSTMRDKLEAHKYCSVLDLEADFNLMVSNCLKYNSTDTVFHKAATQLQEVGSVILQHAQRQAVSVGLDPKTGMHLPDTAGKPNTSQSCWDEVDQLLDPASRVHMSSEDQLKELLNKLETVTSMRTSGGRTKRMRLLRREINSIRHKLSHQRRRSGLLNSNTKEKREGEKKGHNEKMDYTAIPEPTKSLSQKPPEPTCPTSSPLPGDAPPNAPIFCLETGGTTTPSQSRKRQGGKGRGRARGRGRGHSEAAGLMNMEDDTSKENGQTMDAGPVNGVSSLESPPASPKHGVGRRTSILFKKAKNGARLSKSKPVSLQNRGNAGEAAEKRLHPSLLSAPPTPKSSPPSPHHLHFRGISSDSETEQSHSPLKQNGLTNGLKKRDSSPDSESSSPTCQSLCSSPPKRSRGKPALSKVPAAEGENTEADSGKNSSLQGDNLEPLSLVWAKCRGYPSYPAMTVDPDMPKEGILHNGIPIPVPPKEVLKLGERRRAETEDKLFLVLFFDTKRTWQWLPLDKLHPMGIDDTVDKLRLMEGKKRNVRKSVHMAYERAMTHLSHIRENADFSPSSFM
- the brpf3a gene encoding bromodomain and PHD finger-containing protein 3 isoform X3 — encoded protein: MARAALLGDQDTECYGVPYIPEGQWLCRRCLQSPSRPVDCVLCPNRGGAFKQTSDGRWAHVVCAIWIPEVCFANTVFLEPIEGVNNIPPARWKLTCYLCKQRGRGASIQCHKANCYRAFHVTCAQRAGLFMKIDPVRETGTNGTTFTVKKTAYCGSHSPAAAEGDEDGGFAGGRNNRGQRSYTLGPIVQQNQRGNKKAPPTPQQKKTRKSADGVSRKTGVPLLLVPQIPSYRLNKICTGVSVQRKNQFMQRLHNYWLLKRHSRNGVPLIRRLHSHLQAQKTEQREPDARLQAVREELKYWQKLRQDLEKARLLIELIRKRERLKREQMKLQQAAMEFQLTPALVLLRSTLEQLQEKDTAHIFTSPVNLKEVPDYLEFVSEPMDFSTMRDKLEAHKYCSVLDLEADFNLMVSNCLKYNSTDTVFHKAATQLQEVGSVILQHAQRQAVSVGLDPKTGMHLPDTAGKPNTSQSCWDEVDQLLDPASRVHMSSEDQLKELLNKLETVTSMRTSGGRTKRMRLLRREINSIRHKLSHQRRRSGLLNSNTKEKREGEKKGHNEKMDYTAIPEPTKSLSQKPPEPTCPTSSPLPGDAPPNAPIFCLETGGTTTPSQSRKRQGGKGRGRARGRGRGHSEAAGLMNMEDDTSKENGQTMDAGPVNGVSSLESPPASPKHGVGRRTSILFKKAKNGARLSKSKPVSLQNRGNAGEAAEKRLHPSLLSAPPTPKSSPPSPHHLHFRGISSDSETEQSHSPLKQNGLTNGLKKRDSSPDSESSSPTCQSLCSSPPKRSRGKPALSKVPAAEGENTEADSGKNSSLQGDNLEPLSLVWAKCRGYPSYPAMTVDPDMPKEGILHNGIPIPVPPKEVLKLGERRRAETEDKLFLVLFFDTKRTWQWLPLDKLHPMGIDDTVDKLRLMEGKKRNVRKSVHMAYERAMTHLSHIRENADFSPSSFM